The Nitrospirota bacterium genome includes the window TGATTGACTTTACCTCCGGATGGTCTCTGTCTCCGAGCACTATCACCTGATAATTTTCTTCTCTTAAGAGTTTAGCATATTGCTGAGCTTTTTTTACAAACGGACACGTTGCATCCACAATTTCAAGTCCGGTGGTTGAAATCTTTTCATACATGTCAATCGGGATGCCGTGTGTACGGATTATCAGCGATTTTACACCGGGCTCAGGCTCTGTCACACACCTAAGCCCCTTTTCAGCTAACCGCTCCACCACCTGCGGGTTATGAATTATAGGGCCAAGGGTGCACACCCCGTCTCGCTTTGAAGCCATATCAAAGGCAATATCCACCGCCCTCTTAACGCCAAAGCAAAAACCGGCGCGCTTTGCCACAGTTACTTTCATGCAAGTTCTCTCATTATTTCACTTAGCACTGTCTCAATATCCTTATGGGATGTGTCTATCTCTATGGCATCGGGGGCTTTCATAAGTGGCGCTACCGTACGCTCTGAATCCCTCTTATCCCGCTCCTGTACATCTTTAAGGGCATCAGCAAAACTTATTTTGCCGTTTAACTGATTGAACCGCCTCTGTGCTCTTATATCCTCATTTGCCGTTATAAAGAACTTACTACTGGCATCAGGAAACACAACCGTAGCCATATCCCTGCCCTCTGCCACAAGGTCTGCTCCGCTGCCGGCTTTTTTCTGCAACACCAGCAAAAAATCCCTAACCACCTTTTTTGATGAAAACACAGACGTATAATGCCCTGTCTCCGGTGTTCTGATACGCTCTGAGACATCTGCCTTATCAAGATATACTTTGCCATTAGAAAACTCTATATGTGTGTCTTTTAATATGTTCATAATTTTATCATCAGAAGCTCCGCCGTCAAGGCCTGCCAACATAAGTTTAAGGGCAAGTGCTCTATAAAGAGCGCCAGAGTCCAGATAATCATACCCCAGACGTTTGGCTAGCTCCTTAGCTACCGTGCTTTTTCCGGCCCCGGCAGGGCCGTCTATGGCTATCACTTTTTTAGGCATAATGCTTAAACGATTAATCTCCTTAAATTTTCAAAAAAACCCGGATACGATATTTCCACAGAGGATATCCCACTTATAGTTGTCTCTCCTTTTGCAATGAGAGCGGCTATGGACAGAGCCATCGCTATGCGGTGATCTCCGTGGCTTTCAACTACTGCGCCATGAAGCTCCTGAGGACCCTCTATTGCAACTCCATCAGGGTATTCCTCAATAACGGCTCCCATTTTTCTTAACTCACCAACCATCGCTTTTATTCTGTCCGATTCTTTGACTCTTAACTCCTCAGCTCCCCGTACCTCTGTAACTCCATGAGCACGGAGTCCAAGCACACACAGGATGGGGAATTCATCAATCAGTGCGGGAATATCGCTGCGACCGAGCGTTATAGCCTTTAAGCCGTCGGTGTATTTAACACATATATCCCCTTGTGGCTCATCCCTGTGGTCGCCGTCAATCTGAACTGCTGCATTTGCTCCCATATTGTTAAGTGCATCAAGAAACCCTGTCCTTGTCTTGTTTAACCCAACACCCCTTACCACTACCTCGGAGTCTGCAACAAGAGCAGCTCCGGCAAGAAAAAAAGCGGCTGAGGATATATCCCCTGGCACTGTTATCTCAGAGCCGGTTAATTTATTTGTGCCATCAATTTTTATGCGAAGCCCGTCAACAGATATATTTGCCCCAAAAGTTTTAAGCATACGTTCGGTATGGTCACGTGACTTAACTGACTCAATGACAGTTGTACGTCCTTCCGCATTTAAACCAGCCAATAGCAATGAGGACTTGACCTGTGCCGAGGAAATTGGCATTTTGTATGTTATTCCGGTAAGTTTGCCGCCTTTTACTGCTATTGGAGGATACCTGCCATCCTCCCGCCCCATAAACTCAGCTTTCATCAGTCTCAGCGGTTGAGTAACTCTTGCCATTGGCCTGTTTCTAAGGGAACTGTCCCCTGTCAGCACCGAAAAAAAACTGCACCCGGAAAGTACCCCCAGTAAGAGTCTCATCGTCGTTCCTGAGTTCATGCAATCTATTACATCAGCTGGTTCTTTTAGTCCTTTTAAGTCCCGTCCAGCAATAACGAGTTCATTTTTGCGCTCTGTTATATCTACTCCGAGCGCTCGGAAGGCATTTAGAGTAGCCTCAGGGTCACGGGCACTGAGGAAATTCTTAACATAAGAGGTGCCATTGGCAATAGATGAGATAAACACTGCCCTGTGTGATATGGACTTATCCGGCGGTGGTCTAAGCTCTCCTTTTAAGCAGCCGGCTTTTGACAAGGTTACGTTCTCAGACATTGTCTATACAATCCTCTATGTTTGTGTGTAAGGAGTCATTCATTTTTTTTCTCAATGCTCTTGCATTGTCAAATTCCTTAATGAGACCGTCTTTGCTTGAATTTTTTATATGAGTTAATATTGTGTTTAGTTTATCAATGTATATAGTGATGTGAGAAGTAA containing:
- a CDS encoding (d)CMP kinase translates to MPKKVIAIDGPAGAGKSTVAKELAKRLGYDYLDSGALYRALALKLMLAGLDGGASDDKIMNILKDTHIEFSNGKVYLDKADVSERIRTPETGHYTSVFSSKKVVRDFLLVLQKKAGSGADLVAEGRDMATVVFPDASSKFFITANEDIRAQRRFNQLNGKISFADALKDVQERDKRDSERTVAPLMKAPDAIEIDTSHKDIETVLSEIMRELA
- the aroA gene encoding 3-phosphoshikimate 1-carboxyvinyltransferase → MSENVTLSKAGCLKGELRPPPDKSISHRAVFISSIANGTSYVKNFLSARDPEATLNAFRALGVDITERKNELVIAGRDLKGLKEPADVIDCMNSGTTMRLLLGVLSGCSFFSVLTGDSSLRNRPMARVTQPLRLMKAEFMGREDGRYPPIAVKGGKLTGITYKMPISSAQVKSSLLLAGLNAEGRTTVIESVKSRDHTERMLKTFGANISVDGLRIKIDGTNKLTGSEITVPGDISSAAFFLAGAALVADSEVVVRGVGLNKTRTGFLDALNNMGANAAVQIDGDHRDEPQGDICVKYTDGLKAITLGRSDIPALIDEFPILCVLGLRAHGVTEVRGAEELRVKESDRIKAMVGELRKMGAVIEEYPDGVAIEGPQELHGAVVESHGDHRIAMALSIAALIAKGETTISGISSVEISYPGFFENLRRLIV